From one Bacteroides fragilis NCTC 9343 genomic stretch:
- a CDS encoding DUF4923 family protein, with amino-acid sequence MKRKLLSFAVLITLLLVPTVNRAQSIKDLFNKDNISKVVNAVTGHTETVDMTGTWRYTGSAIEFESENLLKKAGGTVAASAAEQKLDEQLAKVGIKEGQLSFTFNADSTFVSTLGKRKLNGTYSYDAGTQMLHLRYMKLIPMNAKVNYTTQQMDLLFEADKLLKLITFLSSKSSSATLKAISSLADSYDGMMLGYELKR; translated from the coding sequence ATGAAAAGAAAACTATTATCATTCGCAGTTCTTATCACACTACTGCTTGTACCGACCGTAAACCGTGCACAATCTATCAAGGACTTATTCAATAAAGACAATATCTCCAAAGTTGTCAACGCTGTCACAGGACATACCGAAACAGTGGATATGACCGGGACCTGGCGTTATACCGGCTCGGCCATTGAGTTCGAGTCTGAAAACCTGCTGAAGAAAGCCGGAGGAACAGTCGCTGCTTCCGCTGCCGAACAAAAGCTGGACGAACAGCTGGCCAAAGTCGGTATTAAAGAAGGGCAACTGAGTTTTACATTCAATGCGGACAGTACTTTCGTAAGCACTTTAGGCAAACGCAAGCTGAACGGAACCTACTCTTACGATGCCGGCACCCAGATGCTCCACCTGAGGTATATGAAATTAATCCCCATGAATGCAAAAGTCAATTATACCACTCAGCAGATGGATCTTCTGTTCGAAGCAGACAAATTGCTGAAGCTAATCACTTTCTTATCCAGTAAGAGCAGCAGTGCCACCCTCAAAGCCATCAGTTCATTGGCAGATAGCTATGACGGCATGATGCTGGGATATGAATTGAAACGATGA
- the yihA gene encoding ribosome biogenesis GTP-binding protein YihA/YsxC, with translation MEITNAEFVISNTDVKKCPAGTFPEYAFIGRSNVGKSSLINMLTGRKGLAMTSATPGKTMLINHFLINNSWYLVDLPGYGYARRGQKGQKQIRTIIEDYILEREQMTNLFVLIDSRLEPQKIDLEFMEWLGENGIPFAIIFTKADKLKGGRLKINISAYLRELRKQWEELPPYFITSSEERLGRTEVLNYIESINKELNSK, from the coding sequence AATGCTGAATTTGTAATTAGTAATACGGACGTGAAGAAATGTCCGGCAGGCACTTTCCCCGAATATGCCTTTATCGGCCGATCCAATGTAGGAAAATCCAGCCTCATCAATATGCTGACCGGACGAAAGGGGCTGGCCATGACTTCCGCTACTCCCGGTAAGACCATGCTTATCAATCATTTTCTGATCAACAACAGCTGGTACCTGGTTGACTTACCCGGATACGGATATGCCAGACGAGGTCAGAAAGGCCAGAAACAGATACGCACCATCATCGAAGATTACATCCTCGAACGCGAACAGATGACCAATCTATTCGTATTGATAGACAGCCGTCTGGAACCCCAGAAAATAGATCTTGAATTCATGGAATGGCTGGGTGAGAACGGCATTCCTTTTGCCATTATCTTCACCAAAGCAGACAAACTGAAAGGGGGACGACTCAAAATAAATATCAGCGCTTACTTGAGAGAATTACGGAAACAATGGGAAGAACTCCCTCCCTATTTCATCACTTCATCAGAAGAGCGCCTTGGCAGGACAGAGGTATTAAACTACATCGAGTCAATCAATAAAGAACTTAATTCAAAATAA